The Cyprinus carpio isolate SPL01 chromosome B17, ASM1834038v1, whole genome shotgun sequence genome has a window encoding:
- the hectd1 gene encoding E3 ubiquitin-protein ligase HECTD1 isoform X2 yields the protein MADVDPDTLLEWLQMGQGDERDMQLIALEQLCMLLLMSDNVDRCFETCPPRTFLPALCKIFLDESAPDNVLEVTARAITYYLDVSAECTRRIVGVDGAIKALCNRLVVVELNNRTSRDLAEQCVKVLELICTRESGAVFEAGGLNCVLSFIRDSGHLVHKDTLHSAMAVVSRLCSKMEPQDSSLETCVESLSSLLKHEDHQVSDGALRCFASLADRFTRRGVDPAPLAKHGLTEELLSRMAAAGGTASGPSSTCKPGRTSSGATPSAADSKLSNQVSTIVSLLSTLCRGSPLVTHDLLRSELPDSMESALQGDERCVLDTMRLVDLLLVLLFEGRKALPKSTAGSTGRIPGLRRLDSSGERSHRQLIDCIRSKDTDALIDAIDTGAFEVNFMDDVGQTLLNWASAFGTQEMVEFLCERGADVNRGQRSSSLHYAACFGRPQVAKTLLRHGANPDLRDEDGKTPLDKARERGHSEVVAILQSPGDWMCPVNKGDDKKKKDVNKEEEEGSEPKGDPEMAPIYLKRLLPVFAQTFQQTMLPSIRKASLALIRKMVHYSSEVLLKEVCDSDAGHNLPTVLVEITATVLDQEDDDDGHLLALQIIRDLVDKGGDVFLDQLARLGVINKVSTLAGPTSDDENEEEAKPEKYDEPQEDAKEIQQGKPYHWRDWSIIRGRDCLYIWSDAAALELSNGSNGWFRFILDGKLATMYSSGSPEGGSDSSESRSEFLEKLQRARSQVKPVTASQPILSTQGPTKLTVGNWSLTCLKEGEIAIHNSDGQQATILKEDLPGFVFESNRGTKHSFTAETSLGSEFVTGWTGKRGRKLKSKLEKTKQKVKTMARDLYDDHFKAVESMPRGVVVTLRNIATQLESAWELHTNRQCIEGENTWRDLMKTALENLIVVLKDENTISPYEMCSSGLVQALFTVLSNSVELDMKHDCKPLMERINVFKTAFTENEDDESRPAVALIRKLIAVLESIERLPLHLYDTPGSTYNLQILTRRLRFRLERAPGETALIDRTGRMLKMEPLATVESLEQYLLKMVAKQWYDFDRSSFIFVRKLREGQSFIFRHQHDFDENGIVYWIGTNAKTAYEWVNPAAYGLVVVTSSEGRNLPYGRLEDILSRDSSALNCHTNDDKNAWFAIDLGLWVIPSAYTLRHARGYGRSALRNWVFQVSKDGQNWMTLYTHVDDSSLNEPGSTATWPLDPSKDEKQGWRHIRIKQMGKNASGQTHYLSLSGLEIYGTVTGVCEDQLGKAVKEAEANLRRQRRLFRSQVMKYIVPGARVVRGIDWKWRDQDGNPAGEGTVTGEAHNGWIDVTWDAGGSNSYRMGAEGKFDLKLAPGYDPESAPSPKPVSSTVAGMPQSWSSLVKNNCPDKGGSSSTAGASSSSRKGSSSSVCSVASSSDISLSSTRVERRVESLLEQGIGIVGGPPGAEGQEPIVVLSTAEAGSASSTSTLTADTGSESGDRKTPAPDGTSRQSAESTAISMGIVSVSSPDVSSVSESSSKDAASQRPLCSATSARLSVSSLLAAGAPMSSSASVPNLSSREASLMESFVRRAPNMSRTNATNNMNLSRSSSDNNTNTLGRNVMSTATSPLMGAQSFPNLTTTGTTSTVTMSTSIVTSSNNVATATTGLSVGQLLSNTLTTSLTSTSSESDTGQEAEFSLYDFLDSCRANTLLAELDDEEDLPEPDDDDDENEDDNQEEQEYEEVLEEEEYETKGGRRRTWDDDFVLKRQFSALVPAFDPRPGRTNVQQTTDLEIPQPGTPRSEVQEEVECTPSPHLALILKVAGLGTTREVELPLNNYKSTIFYYVQKLLQLSCNGAIKPDKLRRIWEPTYTIMYRELKDSDKERENGKMGCWSVEHVEQYLGTDELPKNDLITYMQKNADSTFLRHWKLTGSNKSVRKNRNCSQLIAAYKDFCERGCRSSGLSSGTLSATQSCDILSAAREQAQAKAGSGQSACSVEDVLQLLRILFTIGGEPSSGRTLQEDVEELQFNASPEEFTSKKITTKILQQIEEPLALASGALPDWCEQLTSKCPFLIPFETRQLYFTCTAFGASRAIVWLQNRREATMERSRPPTTVRRDDPGEFRVGRLKHERVKVPRGESMMEWAESVMQIHADRKSVLEVEFQGEEGTGLGPTLEFYALVAAEFQRTSLGIWLCDDDFPDDESRQVDLGGGLKPPGYYVQRSCGLFPAPFPQDSDELERITKLFLFLGIFLAKCIQDNRLVDLPISQPFFKLLCMGDIKSNMSKLLHQTRVESDCHFSEIQSEASTEEGQDTYSVGSFDEDSKSEFILDPPKPKPPAWYHGILTWEDFELVNPHRAQFLKELKALSVKRRQILGNKSLSEDEKNTRLQDLMLKNPMGSGPPLSVEDLGLNFQFCPSSKVHGFSSVDLKPNGEDEMVTMENAEEYVELMFDFCMHTGIQKQMEAFREGFNRVFPMEKLSSFSHKEVQMILCGNQSPSWTAEDIVNYTEPKLGYTRDSPGFVRFVRVLCGMSSDERKAFLQFTTGCSTLPPGGLANLHPRLTVVRKVDATDSSYPSVNTCVHYLKLPEYSSEEIMRDRLLAATMEKGFHLN from the exons ATGGCAGACGTGGACCCGGACACATTGCTGGAGTGGCTGCAGATGGGACAGGGTGATGAGAGGGATATGCAGCTCATCGCCCTGGAGCAGCTCTGCATGCTGTTGCTCATGTCAGACAACGTTGACCGCTGCTTCGAAAC GTGTCCTCCACGGACGTTTCTCCCAGCTCTGTGTAAGATCTTCCTGGATGAGAGCGCACCAGATAATGTGCTGGAAGTGACAGCCAGGGCCATCACCTACTACCTGGACGTGTCCGCTGAATGCACCCGCAGGATTGTGGGAGTAGATGGAGCCATCAAAGCCCTGTGTAACCGGCTGGTGGTGGTGGAGCTCAACAACAGGACCAGCAGAGATCTGGCTGAACAGTGTGTAAAG GTTCTGGAGCTGATCTGCACACGGGAGTCTGGAGCTGTATTTGAAGCAGGTGGATTGAACTGTGTGCTGAGCTTCATTAGGGACAGCGGTCATCTTGTGCACAAGGACACATTGCACTCTGCCATGGCAGTAGTTTCTCGCCTCTGTAGCAAGATGGAGCCACAAGACTCTTCCCTAGAGACATGCGTGGAGTCCCTCTCTAGTCTGCTGAAACATGAAGACCACCAG GTGTCTGACGGAGCTCTGCGTTGCTTTGCTTCACTGGCGGACCGGTTTACAAGGCGTGGAGTTGATCCAGCCCCATTAGCTAAGCATGGACTAACAGAAGAGCTGCTGTCCCGTATGGCTGCAGCAGGAGGGACGGCATCTGGACCCTCCTCCACCTGCAAGCCTGGCAGGACCTCTAGTGGAGCCACTCCATCTGCTGCAGACTCTAAACTGAGCAACCAAGTGTCCACCATTGTTAGCCTTCTGTCCACACTGTGCAGAGGCTCACCACTTGTCACACAT GATCTTCTGCGCTCAGAGCTGCCTGACTCTATGGAGAGTGCTCTGCAGGGGGATGAGCGCTGCGTGCTGGACACCATGCGGCTGGTGGACTTACTGCTGGTGCTGCTCTTTGAGGGACGCAAGGCTTTGCCCAAATCTACAGCTGGTTCTACCGGCCGTATCCCTGGTCTGCGGCGTCTCGACAGCTCCGGGGAACGCTCCCACCGACAGCTTATTGACTGTATACGCAGCAAAGACACCGATGCTCTCATTGATGCCATTGACACCGGTG CATTTGAAGTGAATTTCATGGATGATGTAGGACAGACTCTCTTGAACTGGGCATCTGCATTTGGAACACAAGAGATG GTGGAGTTCCTCTGCGAGAGAGGTGCTGATGTCAATAGAGGCCAGAGGTCATCCTCTCTGCACTATGCTGCCTGTTTTGGCAGGCCACAAGTAGCAAAG ACTTTACTGCGCCATGGGGCCAACCCTGACCTGAGAGATGAAGATGGGAAAACTCCGTTAGACAAAGCTAGAGAGAGAGGACACAGCGAGGTTGTAGCAATTCTCCAGTCTCCTG GAGACTGGATGTGTCCTGTCAACAAGGGTGATGACAAGAAAAAGAAGGACGTTaataaagaagaggaagagggCAGTGAGCCGAAAGGTGACCCTGAGATGGCCCCTATCTACCTGAAAAGGCTGCTCCCAGTATTTGCACAGACCTTTCAGCAAACCATGCTGCCTTCAATAAG GAAAGCTAGTTTGGCTCTGATCAGAAAGATGGTGCACTACAGTTCTGAAGTTCTACTTAAGGAAGTGTGTGACTCTGATGCTGGACACAACTTGCCCACTGTACTTGTGGAAATCACTGCGACTGTGCTGGATCAGGAG gatgatgatgatggtcaCCTGCTGGCACTGCAGATCATTAGGGATCTAGTGGATAAGGGAGGTGACGTGTTCTTAGATCAGCTTGCCAGGCTGGGTGTCATTAATAAGGTGTCCACTCTGGCAGGACCCACATCAGATGATGAAAATGAGGAAGAGGCCAAACCTGAGAAG tatgaTGAACCACAAGAGGATGCCAAAGAGATCCAGCAGGGGAAGCCTTACCACTGGAGAGACTGGTCCATCATCAGAGGCAGGGACTGTCTTTATATCTGGAGTGATGCAGCTGCTTTAGAGCTTTCCAATGGCAGCAATGGTTGGTTTCGCTTCATCCTGGATGGTAAACTGGCCACCATGTACTCCAGTGGAAGCCCAGAGGGTGGCTCCGACAGCTCAG AGAGCAGAAGTGAATTTTTGGAGAAGCTGCAGCGTGCCAGAAGTCAGGTGAAACCGGTGACAGCCAGTCAGCCCATCCTCTCCACACAGGGTCCCACCAAACTCACTGTGGGGAACTGGTCTCTAACTTGTCTGAAAGAGGGTGAGATTGCCATCCATAACTCAGATGGCCAGCAGGCCACCATCCTCAAAGAGGACCTACCAGGCTTTGTGTTTGAGTCAAACCGAGGCACTAAGCACTCTTTCACTGCAGAAACCTCTCTGG GGTCTGAGTTTGTTACTGGCTGGACTGGTAAGCGAGGAAGAAAGCTCAAATCCaaattggaaaaaacaaaacaaaag GTAAAAACCATGGCCAGAGATCTGTATGACGATCACTTCAAGGCTGTGGAGAGTATGCCGAGAGGTGTAGTGGTCACTCTAAGAAACATCGCCACACAGCTAGAGTCTGCTTGGGAGCTACATACTAACAGACAG TGCATTGAAGGTGAAAACACATGGCGAGACCTCATGAAAACAGCTCTGGAGAATTTAATAGTTGTACTCAAAGATGAGAACACCATTtctccatatgaaatgtgcagcAGTGGCCTCGTGCAAGCACTTTTTACTGTGCTCAGCAAT AGTGTGGAGCTAGACATGAAACATGATTGTAAGCCTCTGATGGAAAGAATAAATGTGTTCAAGACTGCATTTACTGAAAATGAAGATGACGAAAG CCGACCAGCAGTTGCCTTAATCCGCAAACTGATAGCAGTGTTGGAGTCAATAGAGCGGCTGCCTCTCCACTTATATGATACACCAGGCTCAACATATAATTTACAG ATACTGACAAGGAGGCTACGCTTCCGCTTGGAGCGTGCTCCAGGTGAGACGGCCCTAATTGACCGAACTGGTAGAATGCTAAAGATGGAGCCGCTGGCCACTGTTGAGTCACTGGAGCAGTATCTGCTCAAGATG GTGGCCAAGCAGTGGTATGACTTTGACAGGTCCTCATTCATCTTTGTTAGGAAGCTCAGAGAGGGTCAGAGCTTCATCTTCAGGCACCAGCATGACTTTGACGAGAATGGAATTGTGTACTGGATTGGCACCAATGCGAA GACCGCATATGAATGGGTGAACCCTGCTGCTTATGGATTAGTGGTTGTGACTTCCTCCGAGGGCAGAAACTTGCCTTACGGCCGACTTGAAGACATCCTGAGCAGAGACAGCTCTGCCCTCAATTGTCACACCAACGATGACAAAAACGCTTGGTTTGCCATTGATCTTGGTCTATGGGTCATCCCCTCTGCATACACACTTCGCCACGCTCGTGGATACGGTCGATCCGCCCTCCGGAATTGGGTATTTCAAGTGTCCAAAGATGGTCAGAACTGGATGACGCTCTACACTCATGTGGATGACAGCTCTCTCAATGAACCGGG GTCAACAGCCACATGGCCTCTGGATCCATCCAAAGATGAGAAGCAGGGCTGGAGACACATTCGTATTAAACAGATGGGGAAGAATGCCAGCGGACAGACACACTATCTCTCCCTCTCTGGTCTAGAGATCTATGGCACTGTTACTGGTGTCTGTGAGGACCAGCTGG GTAAAGCAGTGAAGGAGGCAGAGGCCAACCTGAGAAGGCAGCGCCGGCTCTTTCGCTCTCAGGTGATGAAGTACATTGTACCAGGGGCACGGGTGGTGCGCGGTATAGACTGGAAGTGGAGGGACCAGGATGGCAATCCTGCTGGAGAGGGCACTGTGACCGGAGAGGCTCATAATG GCTGGATTGATGTCACCTGGGATGCCGGTGGCTCAAACTCGTATCGTATGGGTGCGGAAGGAAAGTTTGACCTCAAGCTTGCGCCAGGGTACGACCCTGAGTCAGCGCCGTCACCCAAACCTGTTTCATCCACTGTTGCAGGAATGCCGCAGTCCTGGAGCAGCCTGGTGAAAAATAACTGTCCAGACAAGGGTGGCTCATCCTCCACAGCGGGGGCCAGTTCCTCTAGCCGCAAGGGTAGTAGCAGTTCGGTGTGTAGCGTGGCCAGCAGCAGCGATATAAGCCTCAGCTCCACCCGAGTGGAGCGCAGAGTCGAGAGCCTGTTGGAGCAGGGAATAGGCATCGTCGGAGGGCCCCCAGGGGCGGAGGGCCAAGAACCGATAGTTGTGCTTTCCACAGCCGAAGCAGGCTCCGCCTCCAGCACCAGCACGCTAACTGCAGACACAGGAAGTGAAAGTGGCGACCGTAAAACTCCAGCACCCGATGGCACTTCAAGACAGTCGGCCGAGTCGACGGCCATCTCTATGGGAATCGTGAGTGTGAGCTCGCCAGACGTCAGCTCTGTTTCCGAGTCATCTAGCAAGGACGCTGCATCCCAGAGGCCCTTGTGCTCCGCCACCAGTGCGCGGCTCTCCGTTAGTTCACTTTTGGCAGCTGGAGCGCCTATGAGCTCCAGTGCCAGTGTCCCCAACTTGTCCTCTCGAGAGGCCAGCCTGATGGAGTCATTTGTTCGCAGAGCACCCAACATGTCTCGCACCAATGCCACCAACAACATGAACCTGAGCCGTAGCAGCAGCGACAACAACACTAACACGCTGGGACGCAATGTAATGAGCACTGCCA CTTCTCCTCTCATGGGTGCGCAGAGCTTTCCTAACCTTACAACCACTGGTACCACCTCAACTGTTACAATGTCCACCTCCATAGTAACCAGCAGTAATAATGTAGCCACGGCAACTACAGGTTTGTCCGTCGGCCAGTTGCTCAGTAACACGCTGACGACCAGTCTGACCTCTACATCTAGTGAAAGTGACACAGGTCAGGAGGCTGAGTTTTCCCTCTATG ACTTCTTGGACAGCTGTCGGGCCAATACATTGCTTGCCGAGTTAGATGACGAGGAGGACTTGCCAGAGCcagatgacgatgatgatgagaATGAGGATGACAATCAGGAGGAACAGGAGTATGAGGAAGTTCTG GAGGAAGAGGAGTATGAAACCAAAGGAGGTCGGCGCAGGACGTGGGACGACGACTTTGTGCTGAAAAGGCAGTTTTCTGCTTTAGTACCTGCATTTGATCCTAGACCAGGCCGGACTAACGTCCAGCAAACTACTGACCTGGAAATCCCTCAACCAG GTACACCTCGCTCAGAGGTGCAGGAGGAGGTGGAGTGCACGCCTTCACCCCATCTGGCTCTCATCCTGAAGGTAGCAGGTCTAGGGACAACACGAGAAGTAGAACTACCTCTCAACAACTACAAGTCCACCATTTTCTATTATGTCCAAAAGCTTCTCCAGCTCTCATGCAATGGTGCTATTAAACCCGACAAGCTTAGACGCATCTGGGAACCTACATATAC gaTAATGTACAGGGAGTTGAAGGACtctgacaaagagagagagaatggaaagATG GGTTGCTGGTCTGTAGAGCATGTGGAACAGTACCTTGGCACAGATGAATTACCAAAGAATGACTTGATAACCTACATGCAGAAGAATGCAGACTCAACTTTCCTGCGCCACTGGAAATTAACCGGCTCTAATAAAAGTGTtaggaaaaacagaaattgttcgCAGCTCATAGCTGCATACAAG GACTTTTGTGAGCGTGGCTGCAGATCTTCAGGCCTGAGTTCAGGGACGTTGTCCGCCACGCAGAGCTGTGACATCCTGAGTGCTGCACGCGAGCAAGCTCAGGCCAAGGCGGGCTCAGGACAGAGCGCCTGCAGCGTAGAGGACGTACTGCAGCTCTTGCGCATCCTCTTTACCATTGGAGGAGAACCCTCATCCGGCCGCACGCTACAGGAAG ATGTGGAAGAGCTGCAGTTCAATGCATCACCTGAGGAATTCACCAGCAAAAAAATTACAACCAAAATCCTGCAGCAGATTGAG GAGCCACTGGCCCTGGCTAGCGGGGCTCTCCCAGACTGGTGTGAACAGTTAACCAGCAAGTGTCCTTTCCTCATACCATTTGAAACCCGGCAGCTTTATTTTACCTGCACTGCATTTGGAGCCTCCAG GGCTATTGTCTGGCTCCAGAACCGAAGAGAAGCCACTATGGAACGTTCCCGACCACCCACAACGGTTCGCCGTGATGATCCTGGCGAGTTCCGTGTAGGTCGGCTCAAGCACGAGCGTGTCAAGGTGCCTCGAGGAGAGAGTATGATGGAGTGGGCTGAGAGTGTGATGCAAATACATGCTGACAGAAAGTCTGTACTGGAG GTGGAGTTCCAGGGGGAGGAGGGCACTGGTCTTGGACCCACCCTGGAGTTCTATGCTCTTGTGGCTGCAGAGTTCCAGAGGACTTCCCTTGGTATCTGGCTCTGTGACGACGACTTCCCAGATGATGAGTCGCGTCAA GTGGATCTGGGCGGTGGCTTGAAACCACCAGGCTATTATGTGCAACGTTCCTGTGGCCTTTTCCCTGCTCCCTTCCCTCAGGACAGTGATGAACTGGAGCGTATCACCAAGCTTTTCCTGTTTCTTGGCATCTTTCTGGCCAAATGCATCCAGGACAACCGGCTCGTGGATCTGCCCATATCCCAGCCTTTCTTCAAACTGCTCTGTATGGGCGACATCAAAAGCAACATGAGTAAGCTGCTTCATCAAACTCGTGTCGAGTCGGACTGCCACTTCTCTGAAATCCAGTCCGAAGCTTCCACCGAGGAGGGTCAGGACACTTACTCAGTGGGTAGCTTTGATGAAGACTCCAAGTCTGAGTTTATCCTTGACCCACCCAAGCCCAAGCCACCAGCTTGGTATCACGGCATCTTGACCTGGGAGGACTTTGAACTGGTAAATCCTCACAGAGCACAGTTCCTGAAAGAGCTGAAGGCACTGTCTGTGAAGCGCAGACAGATCCTGGGCAATAAGAGTCTGTCAGAGGATGAGAAGAACACGCGGCTACAGGATCTCATGCTGAAGAACCCTATGGGCTCTGGCCCACCACTCAGTGTAGAAGATTTAGG attaaatttcCAGTTCTGTCCATCATCCAAAGTACATGGTTTTTCATCAGTAGACTTGAAGCCCAATGGAGAGGATGAG ATGGTCACCATGGAAAACGCAGAGGAGTACGTAGAGCTCATGTTTGACTTCTGCATGCACACAGGAATCCAGAAGCAAATGGAAGCCTTTAGAG AGGGCTTTAACAGGGTGTTTCCTATGGAGAAGCTCAGCTCATTTAGTCATAAAGAGGTGCAGATGATCTTGTGTGGCAACCAGTCTCCATCCTGGACCGCTGAAGACATAGTTAACTACACAGAGCCTAAACTTGGCTACACACGGGACAG TCCTGGTTTCGTGCGCTTTGTGCGAGTGCTGTGTGGAATGTCATCGGATGAGAGGAAAGCCTTCCTCCAATTCACCACAGGCTGCTCGACCCTGCCCCCTGGTGGACTGGCCAACCTCCATCCGCGTCTCACAGTAGTCCGCAAG GTTGATGCAACAGATTCCAGCTACCCTTCAGTTAACACGTGTGTGCACTACTTGAAGTTGCCGGAATATTCCTCCGAAGAGATCATGAGAGATCGCCTCCTCGCTGCCACCATGGAGAAGGGCTTCCACCTCAACTGA